In Ruania zhangjianzhongii, the following proteins share a genomic window:
- a CDS encoding family 78 glycoside hydrolase catalytic domain, translated as MLSAVNGAPHGLRLERIADATCLGTATPLLSWVTPPHKDDQQAVEVQWVDAAPGSAERSWRIETAASVFVPWPGDPLRSGQRGQVRIRTEHDGVVSPWSDPVRVHVAPLGPDDWTGRFITPARGGGLDDPAPVLTAAVTVGEDLVHARLLLSALGAVRMRMNGHRVGADVLTPGWTSYAHRVRFHGYDVTDLLTAGSNDLQATLGNGWYRGALTSTLRRDLYGPELALLVQLELSYADGRTEVIGSDETWRAHTGPVRADDLYGGQHTDLRRREPDGPGDAVHPLEVDLNRLVGPEGPPPRVTERIPARSITPRGQGRHLADFGQNVVGWVHLAGVPADSGTGTGTGAGAGAGTGTAAGTGTGTAAGETPGTSPATPDQGAATTQTPSAVVQVRHAEVLADGELCTRPLRQAAATDTYELPSGRSDLSPEFTVHGFRYAEITGVEELTAEQVTAEVVGSDLRRIGWFGCSEPLLNQLHENIVWSARGNFLDVPTDCPQRDERLGWTGDIHVFARTASFLYDVDGFLASWLQDLAADQHGDGGVPVVIPDVFRDGNTLATAWADAAVVVPWVLYERFGDHDVLARQLPSMRAWVDRMAAELDEDGLWTTGEQYGDWLDPTAPPDDPFASAADTHVVQQAHLVRSAVLVGHALRRLGHGALADHYEDLADTARAAFQTHYVTGAGIVRSDCQTVYALAIRFKLLATAEQQRFAGERLAELVREAGGTVRTGFVGTPVVLDALAQAGHANLAQEMLLTTECPSWLYPVTMGATTIWERWDSMLPDGTVNPGEMTSFNHYALGAVGDFLHRRIAGLAPLGPGYRVVEVNPIIDGPITSAWATHESPYGTVRVAWERDDDGVTHLEVDLPAGVTARVFPPSNRAGAPKGRSRGAVTVGAGTHTFTG; from the coding sequence GTCTGCGGTCAATGGTGCTCCGCACGGTCTGCGGCTGGAACGCATCGCCGACGCCACTTGCCTGGGAACGGCGACTCCGCTGCTGAGCTGGGTCACCCCGCCGCACAAGGACGATCAGCAAGCGGTCGAGGTGCAGTGGGTCGATGCCGCGCCCGGCAGCGCCGAGCGCAGCTGGCGGATCGAGACCGCCGCGAGCGTGTTCGTGCCGTGGCCGGGTGATCCGTTGCGCAGTGGGCAGCGCGGGCAGGTCCGCATCCGTACCGAGCACGACGGCGTAGTCTCGCCGTGGTCCGATCCGGTGCGTGTCCATGTCGCACCGCTGGGCCCGGACGACTGGACCGGCCGGTTCATCACCCCGGCAAGGGGCGGGGGCTTGGACGATCCGGCGCCGGTCCTCACCGCGGCCGTGACCGTGGGCGAAGATCTCGTGCACGCTCGGCTGCTGCTCAGCGCTCTCGGTGCGGTGCGGATGCGGATGAACGGCCACCGGGTGGGAGCGGACGTGCTCACCCCGGGCTGGACCAGCTACGCCCACCGGGTCCGGTTCCACGGCTACGACGTGACCGACCTGCTCACCGCCGGGAGCAATGACCTGCAGGCCACACTCGGCAACGGCTGGTATCGCGGAGCGCTGACCTCTACCCTGCGCCGAGATCTGTACGGTCCGGAACTGGCTCTGCTCGTCCAGCTCGAGCTCAGCTACGCCGATGGCCGCACTGAGGTGATCGGCTCCGACGAGACCTGGCGCGCACACACCGGGCCGGTCCGGGCCGATGATCTCTACGGCGGGCAGCACACCGACCTGCGCCGCCGGGAGCCGGACGGCCCCGGAGACGCGGTGCATCCCTTGGAGGTGGATCTGAACCGCCTGGTCGGACCCGAAGGGCCTCCGCCGCGGGTGACCGAACGTATCCCCGCACGCAGCATCACCCCGCGCGGGCAGGGTCGGCACCTCGCCGACTTCGGGCAGAACGTGGTCGGATGGGTGCACCTGGCCGGCGTGCCCGCGGATTCTGGCACTGGCACTGGCACTGGCGCTGGCGCTGGCGCTGGCACTGGCACCGCCGCTGGCACTGGCACCGGCACCGCCGCTGGCGAGACACCCGGAACCTCGCCGGCCACCCCAGACCAGGGTGCGGCCACCACCCAGACACCCTCCGCCGTCGTGCAGGTACGGCATGCCGAAGTGCTCGCCGACGGCGAGCTGTGCACTCGGCCGCTGCGGCAGGCCGCCGCCACCGACACCTATGAACTCCCCAGCGGCCGGAGCGATCTGTCGCCGGAGTTCACCGTCCACGGCTTCCGCTACGCCGAGATCACCGGCGTGGAGGAGTTGACCGCGGAACAGGTCACCGCTGAGGTGGTCGGCTCCGACCTGCGCCGGATCGGCTGGTTCGGGTGCAGCGAGCCGCTGCTGAACCAGCTGCACGAGAACATCGTCTGGTCCGCACGCGGCAACTTCCTGGATGTGCCCACGGACTGCCCGCAGCGGGACGAACGGCTTGGGTGGACCGGCGACATCCACGTGTTCGCCCGCACCGCCTCCTTCCTCTACGACGTGGACGGCTTCCTGGCCTCCTGGCTGCAGGACCTGGCCGCGGATCAGCACGGCGACGGTGGGGTGCCGGTGGTGATCCCGGACGTCTTCCGCGATGGCAACACGCTGGCCACCGCATGGGCCGACGCCGCCGTCGTGGTGCCCTGGGTGCTCTACGAACGCTTCGGCGACCACGATGTGCTGGCCCGTCAGCTGCCGTCGATGCGGGCCTGGGTGGACCGGATGGCTGCCGAGCTGGACGAGGACGGATTGTGGACCACCGGCGAGCAGTACGGTGACTGGCTCGACCCCACGGCGCCGCCGGATGACCCGTTCGCTTCGGCTGCCGACACCCACGTGGTGCAACAAGCGCACCTGGTGCGCTCAGCGGTGCTGGTCGGGCATGCGCTGCGCCGGCTCGGGCACGGCGCCCTGGCCGACCACTACGAGGATCTGGCCGATACTGCCCGGGCCGCGTTCCAGACCCACTACGTCACCGGCGCGGGCATCGTCCGTTCGGACTGCCAGACCGTGTACGCGCTCGCGATCCGGTTCAAGCTCCTGGCCACGGCGGAGCAGCAGCGGTTCGCCGGCGAGCGGCTGGCCGAACTGGTCCGCGAGGCCGGTGGCACCGTGCGCACCGGATTCGTCGGTACTCCGGTGGTGCTCGATGCCCTCGCTCAGGCCGGGCATGCCAACCTCGCCCAGGAGATGCTGCTCACCACCGAGTGCCCGTCCTGGCTGTACCCGGTGACGATGGGCGCCACCACGATCTGGGAGCGGTGGGACTCGATGCTTCCGGACGGCACGGTGAACCCGGGGGAGATGACCTCGTTCAACCACTATGCGCTCGGCGCGGTGGGCGACTTCCTGCACCGGCGGATCGCCGGACTGGCGCCGCTGGGGCCGGGCTACCGGGTGGTGGAGGTGAACCCGATCATCGACGGCCCGATCACCAGTGCCTGGGCCACGCACGAGAGCCCGTACGGCACCGTGCGGGTCGCCTGGGAACGAGACGACGACGGCGTCACGCACCTGGAGGTGGATCTGCCCGCCGGGGTCACGGCGCGGGTGTTCCCGCCCTCGAACCGGGCCGGCGCGCCGAAGGGGCGTTCCCGGGGTGCGGTGACCGTGGGCGCCGGGACGCACACGTTCACCGGCTGA
- a CDS encoding NAD-glutamate dehydrogenase, with amino-acid sequence MNASTPRQREEIMGAVARLVGDDQGDLAARLLEHVATEDLVERSPEVMAGLVAAMGDLAQRREAEQTLVRVFNPETVEHGWTTPHTIVQVCTDDMPFLVDSVTAAISGAQHLVDLVIHPQVAVRRGSDGTLEEVLPDPARTEAGTVESWMAFAVDRMSERSRAYLTERLEKVLADVRDAVADWIPMRQRCEEIARELDAHTPATVDRAEIEPTERFLTWLAQNNFTFLGYREYRLDTMNGDDVLRPVPGSGMGILRHAPDGDDIFARLRPEARRSAREPHLLTVTKANSRATVHRPVYLDYIGIRSFDANGNVVGERRFLGMFTTAAYAESVLRLPIVSEKVSAVLERSGFSPHSHSGKDLLGILEDYPRDELFQADVETLAAVTESVQHLAERRRSKLFLRRDEFGRFVSCLVYLPRDRYNTTVRLRIEEMLREEFGAEQVDYTTRVSESPLAQVHFVLRMPRESSIPDVDVDRLQVQLAAAARTWEEDLLDALHDQPGEDAGMRFARGFPEAYKEDFDAAAAVTDLAQLVGLTGNESRVQLYTPSSDSPAQRRVKVYRAAPLILTDVLPMFTDLGVDVLDERPYTITDEADGDKHVYDFGLLLRGGRDWPDDDASRAFEEALLAVREGRAESDQLGELVLSAGLTWREVVVLRTIARYLRQVGSTFSVEYLESALVANPQTAARIVALFQARFDPDHPAGADAEARGHAQEEIRAAVYADLEQVSSLDQDRIIRSFVGVIDATLRTNYFQPDADGASHAHVSLKLDCARVPGLPAPVPMAEIWVYSPQVEGVHLRFGAVARGGLRWSDRREDFRTEVLGLVKAQMVKNAVIVPTGSKGGFVAKQLPDPAVDRDAWLAEGKASYTAFIRGMLDITDNRVGPQVVPPQRVVRHDGDDPYLVVAADKGTAAFSDLANSISAEYGYWLHDAFASGGSAGYDHKEMGITARGAWESTKRHFREMGRNSQTEDFTVVGIGDMSGDVFGNGMLLSEHIRLVAAFDHRHVFLDPNPDAASSYAERRRMFDLPRSTWADYDTSLLSEGGGVYPRTAKSVPISAQVREALGLGEGPGDLSPAELIHACLQAPVDLLYNGGIGTYIKASTESDDDIGDRANDAIRVDGAQLRCQVVVEGGNLGASQLGRIEAAQRGVKINTDAIDNSAGVASSDREVNLKILFTSLIKDGALSLDERNELLVSMTDEVAAQVLRDNYVQNVLLGNSRAQAHAMLGVHQRLIHWLEERGDLDRELEFLPSDTEIADRDAAGEGLTQPEFAVLVAYAKLALKADLESTTIADGDWFHTTLMQYFPEVLRERFAEQIEEHPLRREIIVNTVVNSMVNRGGITFAYRASDETGASSEQVARAYVTGREIFDLSSYTQDVEALDNKVPAAVQTSLYLDFRRLLDRCSRWFVLHRPDGVEVAREVAAFAEPVRRLVGQLPQFLQGEERERCATHADDLVEAGLGHELAERAATLIPALGLLDVVELSRETGENLQSVASLYYATSEHFGFDNLLIRVAALPLDDRWDALARAAARDDLYATLADLTRTVQRATDADLPATERLAAWEDAAGAALTRVRSSLPSEADLNAADGLAPLSVAVRGLRSLVRR; translated from the coding sequence ATGAACGCCTCGACGCCGCGGCAACGAGAAGAAATCATGGGGGCGGTCGCGCGCCTCGTCGGAGATGACCAGGGCGATCTGGCGGCCCGGCTGCTGGAACATGTAGCCACCGAGGACCTGGTGGAGCGATCGCCGGAGGTGATGGCTGGCCTGGTCGCTGCGATGGGCGATCTGGCCCAGCGCCGCGAGGCGGAGCAGACCTTGGTCCGGGTGTTCAACCCGGAGACCGTCGAACACGGCTGGACCACCCCGCACACGATCGTGCAGGTCTGCACCGACGACATGCCGTTCCTGGTGGACTCGGTCACCGCCGCCATCTCCGGTGCTCAGCACCTGGTGGACCTGGTGATCCATCCCCAGGTCGCCGTGCGCCGCGGCTCGGACGGCACTCTGGAGGAGGTACTCCCGGATCCGGCGCGCACCGAGGCCGGCACGGTCGAGTCCTGGATGGCCTTCGCCGTCGACCGGATGTCCGAGCGCAGTCGTGCCTACTTGACCGAACGGCTGGAGAAGGTGCTCGCGGACGTCCGCGACGCCGTCGCCGACTGGATCCCGATGCGGCAGCGCTGCGAGGAGATCGCTCGCGAGCTGGACGCCCACACCCCGGCCACAGTGGACCGGGCCGAGATCGAGCCCACCGAACGGTTCCTCACCTGGCTCGCGCAGAACAACTTCACCTTCCTCGGCTACCGCGAGTACCGCCTGGACACGATGAACGGTGACGACGTGCTCCGCCCGGTCCCCGGCTCCGGTATGGGCATCTTGCGCCATGCCCCGGACGGGGACGACATCTTCGCCCGGTTGCGTCCGGAGGCCCGGCGCAGCGCCCGCGAACCGCACCTGCTCACCGTCACCAAGGCGAACTCCCGGGCCACTGTGCACCGGCCGGTGTACCTGGACTACATCGGCATCCGCTCCTTCGACGCCAACGGCAACGTGGTCGGCGAACGCCGCTTCCTGGGCATGTTCACCACCGCCGCCTACGCCGAGTCCGTGCTCCGGCTACCGATCGTCAGCGAGAAGGTGAGCGCCGTCCTGGAGCGCTCGGGCTTCTCCCCGCACAGCCACTCCGGCAAGGACCTGCTCGGCATCCTCGAGGACTACCCGCGCGATGAGCTGTTCCAGGCCGATGTGGAAACCCTCGCCGCGGTCACCGAGAGCGTGCAGCACCTGGCCGAGCGGCGCCGGTCCAAGCTGTTCTTGCGCCGGGACGAGTTCGGCCGGTTCGTCTCCTGCCTGGTCTACCTGCCGCGCGACCGGTACAACACCACGGTGCGGCTGCGCATCGAGGAGATGCTCCGGGAGGAGTTCGGCGCCGAGCAGGTGGACTACACCACCCGGGTGAGCGAGTCACCGCTGGCGCAGGTGCACTTCGTGCTCCGGATGCCACGGGAGTCCTCGATCCCGGACGTGGACGTCGACAGGCTGCAGGTCCAGCTCGCCGCCGCCGCCCGCACGTGGGAGGAGGACCTCCTCGACGCGCTGCACGACCAGCCCGGGGAGGATGCCGGGATGCGGTTCGCTCGGGGTTTCCCGGAAGCCTACAAAGAGGACTTCGACGCCGCGGCCGCGGTCACCGACCTCGCCCAGCTGGTCGGCCTGACCGGTAACGAGAGCCGGGTGCAGCTGTACACCCCCAGCTCCGACAGCCCCGCCCAGCGGCGGGTGAAGGTCTACCGGGCTGCCCCGCTGATCCTCACCGACGTGCTGCCGATGTTCACCGATCTCGGTGTGGACGTGCTGGACGAGCGGCCGTACACGATCACCGATGAGGCCGACGGCGATAAGCACGTGTACGACTTCGGGTTGCTGTTGCGAGGGGGCCGGGACTGGCCCGACGACGACGCCTCCCGCGCCTTCGAGGAGGCGCTGCTGGCCGTGCGGGAGGGCCGCGCGGAGTCGGACCAGCTGGGCGAGCTGGTGCTCTCCGCCGGGCTGACCTGGCGGGAGGTGGTGGTGCTGCGCACTATTGCCCGGTACTTGCGCCAGGTGGGGTCCACCTTCAGCGTGGAGTATCTGGAGTCGGCGCTGGTGGCCAACCCGCAGACCGCGGCCCGGATCGTGGCGCTGTTCCAGGCCCGGTTCGACCCTGACCACCCCGCCGGGGCCGACGCCGAGGCGCGCGGCCACGCGCAGGAGGAGATCCGGGCTGCGGTCTACGCGGATCTGGAGCAGGTCTCCAGCCTGGACCAGGACCGGATCATCCGCTCTTTCGTCGGGGTGATCGATGCGACCCTGCGGACCAACTATTTCCAACCCGATGCCGACGGCGCCAGTCACGCGCACGTCAGCCTGAAGCTGGACTGTGCGAGAGTTCCAGGCCTGCCGGCGCCGGTGCCGATGGCCGAGATCTGGGTCTACTCCCCCCAGGTGGAAGGGGTACACCTACGCTTCGGTGCCGTGGCGCGCGGCGGTCTGCGCTGGAGTGACCGGCGCGAGGACTTCCGCACCGAGGTGCTCGGCCTGGTGAAGGCGCAGATGGTGAAGAACGCGGTGATCGTGCCGACCGGCTCCAAGGGCGGGTTCGTGGCCAAACAGCTGCCCGATCCCGCCGTGGACCGGGACGCGTGGCTGGCCGAGGGGAAAGCGTCCTACACCGCATTCATCCGCGGCATGCTGGACATCACCGACAACCGGGTGGGGCCACAGGTAGTGCCCCCGCAGCGGGTGGTCCGCCACGACGGCGACGATCCCTACCTGGTGGTGGCCGCCGACAAGGGCACAGCGGCGTTCTCCGACCTGGCCAACTCGATCTCCGCCGAGTACGGGTACTGGCTGCACGACGCGTTCGCCTCCGGCGGATCGGCCGGCTATGACCACAAGGAGATGGGCATCACCGCTCGCGGTGCCTGGGAGTCCACCAAGCGGCACTTCCGGGAGATGGGCCGCAACTCTCAGACCGAGGACTTCACCGTCGTGGGTATCGGGGACATGAGCGGAGACGTGTTCGGCAACGGCATGCTGCTCTCCGAACACATCAGACTGGTGGCCGCATTCGACCACCGGCACGTGTTCCTGGACCCGAACCCGGACGCGGCGAGCTCCTACGCCGAACGGCGCCGGATGTTCGACCTGCCCCGCTCCACCTGGGCCGACTACGACACCTCGCTGCTCAGCGAGGGCGGCGGGGTGTACCCGCGCACCGCGAAGTCCGTGCCAATCTCCGCCCAGGTGCGCGAAGCGCTCGGCCTGGGCGAGGGGCCAGGCGACCTCAGCCCGGCCGAGCTGATCCACGCCTGCCTGCAGGCACCGGTGGACCTGCTCTACAACGGCGGCATCGGCACCTATATCAAGGCCTCCACCGAGTCCGACGACGATATCGGGGACCGGGCCAACGATGCGATCCGGGTGGACGGCGCCCAGTTGCGGTGCCAGGTGGTGGTCGAGGGCGGAAACCTCGGCGCGAGCCAGCTCGGCCGGATCGAGGCCGCCCAGCGGGGGGTGAAGATCAACACCGACGCGATCGACAACTCCGCCGGGGTGGCCTCCTCCGACCGTGAGGTGAACCTGAAGATCCTGTTCACCTCGCTGATCAAGGACGGCGCCCTCAGCTTGGACGAACGCAACGAGCTGCTGGTCTCGATGACCGACGAGGTGGCCGCCCAGGTGCTGCGGGACAACTACGTGCAGAACGTGCTGCTGGGCAACTCTCGGGCCCAGGCGCACGCCATGCTGGGGGTGCACCAGCGGCTGATCCACTGGCTGGAGGAACGCGGCGACCTGGACCGGGAGCTGGAGTTCCTGCCCTCCGATACCGAGATCGCCGACCGGGACGCCGCCGGTGAGGGTCTGACCCAGCCGGAGTTCGCCGTGCTGGTGGCCTACGCCAAGCTCGCCCTCAAGGCCGACCTGGAGAGCACGACGATCGCCGACGGCGACTGGTTCCACACCACCTTGATGCAGTACTTCCCCGAGGTGCTCCGGGAGCGGTTCGCCGAGCAGATCGAGGAGCACCCGCTGCGCCGGGAGATCATCGTGAACACGGTGGTGAACTCGATGGTCAACCGCGGTGGCATCACCTTCGCCTACCGCGCCAGTGACGAGACCGGGGCATCGAGTGAACAGGTAGCCCGGGCGTACGTGACCGGCCGGGAGATCTTCGACCTGTCCTCCTACACCCAGGACGTGGAGGCATTGGACAACAAGGTGCCGGCCGCCGTGCAGACGTCGCTGTACCTGGACTTCCGGCGGTTGCTGGACCGGTGCTCGCGATGGTTCGTGCTGCACCGCCCCGATGGGGTGGAGGTGGCCCGCGAGGTGGCCGCCTTCGCTGAACCGGTGCGCCGCCTGGTGGGTCAGCTGCCGCAGTTCCTGCAGGGTGAGGAGCGGGAGCGTTGTGCCACTCACGCCGATGATCTGGTCGAGGCCGGGCTGGGCCACGAGCTCGCCGAACGGGCCGCCACACTGATCCCGGCGCTCGGGCTGCTGGACGTGGTGGAGCTCTCCCGCGAGACCGGGGAGAACCTGCAGTCGGTGGCCTCGCTGTACTACGCGACGTCCGAGCATTTCGGCTTCGACAACCTGCTCATCCGGGTGGCGGCGCTGCCGTTGGACGACCGCTGGGACGCCCTCGCCCGCGCCGCGGCGCGGGACGACCTGTACGCCACGCTGGCCGATCTGACCCGCACCGTGCAACGGGCCACCGATGCGGACCTGCCTGCCACCGAGCGCTTGGCCGCGTGGGAGGATGCCGCCGGTGCTGCCCTGACCAGGGTGCGCAGCTCGCTGCCGAGCGAGGCCGACCTGAACGCGGCGGACGGGCTGGCACCGCTCTCGGTCGCGGTGCGAGGGCTGCGGTCCCTGGTCCGGCGCTGA
- a CDS encoding DoxX family protein: MDTGILILRLVLAAVLLAHATQKSVGWFGGNGLTKQAEIFASLGLRPGRAMVLVASASELSAATLLTLGLLTPLGALAAAGTMTVAGLTMQLAAGKFWNVAGGGEYPYLIAVVAVALGITGPGGYSLDAAIGGPLFGFAADPPAWVGAVIVVSAAAAAVPFAALIRRNRT; this comes from the coding sequence ATGGACACCGGGATCCTCATCCTTCGGCTGGTGCTCGCCGCTGTCCTCCTCGCCCACGCCACCCAGAAGAGCGTCGGCTGGTTCGGAGGCAACGGCCTCACCAAGCAGGCGGAGATCTTCGCCTCGCTCGGACTGCGACCGGGTCGGGCGATGGTGCTGGTCGCCTCGGCGTCCGAGCTGAGTGCCGCAACCCTGCTCACCCTCGGGCTGCTCACCCCGCTCGGCGCGCTGGCGGCCGCCGGCACGATGACCGTCGCGGGGCTGACCATGCAGCTCGCGGCTGGCAAGTTCTGGAACGTCGCCGGCGGTGGTGAATACCCGTACCTGATCGCGGTGGTCGCCGTGGCGCTGGGCATCACCGGCCCGGGTGGCTACTCCCTGGATGCGGCGATCGGTGGGCCGCTGTTCGGCTTCGCCGCCGACCCGCCTGCCTGGGTGGGCGCAGTGATCGTCGTGAGCGCCGCGGCCGCTGCGGTCCCGTTCGCTGCCCTCATCCGCCGCAACCGGACCTGA
- a CDS encoding ABC transporter ATP-binding protein, translated as MMLDVSGLHVGYATSRVLNGVDLQVAAGETVGLLGRNGMGKTTLVRALCRLEPPTITAGAVSLEGTDLLRLRTHEVSHHGIAMVPQGRRVFGSLTVEENLRIVRGASADEPWTPARVFSFFPRLAERARSFARTLSGGEAQMLAIGRALMLNPRLLIMDEPSEGLAPAVLDTIEDRLQELRTTGLSVLVAEQNVDLALALSDRVYILGEHGTVAWTGTANELDRSPELLGVHLGL; from the coding sequence ATGATGCTCGACGTCTCCGGGCTTCACGTCGGGTATGCCACCTCCCGCGTGCTGAACGGCGTGGATCTGCAGGTGGCGGCCGGCGAGACGGTCGGACTCCTGGGCCGCAACGGGATGGGCAAGACGACTCTGGTGCGCGCCCTCTGCCGGCTCGAGCCGCCCACCATCACCGCCGGTGCGGTATCGCTCGAGGGCACCGACCTGCTCCGGCTGCGCACCCACGAGGTCAGCCACCACGGGATCGCGATGGTCCCGCAGGGGCGGCGAGTGTTCGGCAGCCTCACCGTGGAGGAGAACCTGCGCATCGTCCGCGGGGCCAGCGCAGATGAACCATGGACACCGGCGCGGGTGTTCTCCTTCTTCCCGAGGCTCGCCGAACGGGCTCGGTCCTTCGCTCGGACGCTCTCCGGCGGTGAGGCGCAGATGCTCGCGATCGGACGAGCACTGATGCTCAACCCACGCCTGCTGATCATGGACGAGCCCTCCGAAGGTCTGGCACCCGCCGTGCTGGACACCATCGAGGACCGGCTGCAGGAGTTGCGGACCACAGGTCTGTCCGTACTGGTCGCAGAGCAGAACGTCGACCTGGCCCTGGCCCTGAGCGACCGGGTCTACATCCTCGGTGAGCACGGAACCGTGGCCTGGACCGGCACTGCCAACGAGCTGGACCGCAGCCCGGAACTGCTCGGGGTCCACCTCGGCCTCTGA
- a CDS encoding ABC transporter ATP-binding protein — MSAATAAGPPPPGPAPRKVAAALELTGLTKSFGALTVVDHVSVTVPVGGRLAVIGPNGAGKTTLFRMIAGELPVSSGSVALFGDDVTRVSERGRAIRGVSRTFQVSNLFPSLSAVDNVRLAAQVNTATARTFWRRTAPDDTYGDHAREALEQVGLGGRASDSVSDLSHGEQRQLEIAMALVSRPRLLLFDEPAAGLSQSERMMLQSLLQQLPADLSYVLIEHDMSLALELTDQVLCLDNGRPLAYGSPAEIRADAQVQAVYLGRRP, encoded by the coding sequence ATGAGCGCCGCCACGGCTGCGGGGCCGCCGCCACCCGGCCCCGCGCCGCGGAAGGTGGCGGCGGCTCTGGAGCTGACTGGCCTCACCAAGTCCTTCGGCGCCCTCACCGTGGTCGACCACGTGTCCGTCACCGTCCCGGTCGGTGGCCGCCTGGCCGTGATCGGCCCGAACGGCGCCGGCAAGACCACGCTGTTCCGGATGATCGCTGGCGAACTGCCCGTCAGTTCGGGCAGCGTGGCGCTCTTCGGCGACGACGTCACCCGGGTCAGCGAGCGAGGACGCGCCATCCGCGGCGTGTCCAGAACCTTTCAGGTCTCCAACCTGTTCCCGAGCCTCTCGGCCGTGGACAACGTCCGCCTCGCTGCCCAGGTGAACACCGCCACAGCACGGACCTTCTGGCGGCGAACGGCTCCCGATGACACGTACGGCGATCACGCCCGCGAGGCGCTGGAGCAGGTGGGCCTCGGCGGCCGGGCGAGTGACTCCGTCAGCGACCTGTCCCACGGTGAGCAGCGCCAGCTGGAGATCGCCATGGCGCTAGTCAGCCGGCCCCGGCTGCTGCTCTTCGACGAGCCGGCGGCCGGCCTCTCCCAGTCGGAGCGAATGATGCTGCAGTCCCTGCTCCAGCAGCTACCGGCGGATCTCTCCTACGTCCTCATCGAGCACGACATGTCACTGGCACTGGAGCTCACCGACCAGGTGCTCTGCCTCGACAACGGACGGCCACTGGCCTACGGCAGCCCGGCCGAGATCCGGGCCGACGCCCAGGTCCAGGCGGTCTACCTCGGGCGGCGACCATGA
- a CDS encoding ABC transporter substrate-binding protein encodes MRVINRSRPRAATAAAALAVLAVVAAGCAPSESLAQNDDPDASAGSEGPGEDPAASDAEPFTVGLLVSSTGFAANMGSYMQQGWDLYWEENGSTVGGFEVRTIVEDDASNPETALTKAQRLVTEEDVDVVVGPILANNGLAVADYLDQQGVANIAQTAADDLTQRERNPHVLRVGALAGSQATFPGGQWAHDEGHRTAATICPDYAFGWENCGGFVSAFTDAGGEVVDQLWYPATATDMSTYVTELIGSGADVVFAGTSGGNDGANFIRAGNDFDLFNQIPVLLNCCGADQTVLSDMGESAVGLHSVSYFAAGSDSPGTAAFTEAYLQQYSGIPSVYAAASYTAAEVLAEVLAEASAAPTGEDLVTAMREVTLEDSAMGSISFDEYNNMVGPVFIREVELREDGALWNTVNETFEGVSQFWTYDPEEYLDNPPFSQSVTGQ; translated from the coding sequence ATGCGAGTGATCAACAGAAGTCGGCCGAGAGCAGCAACCGCTGCCGCCGCCCTCGCCGTCCTAGCGGTGGTGGCTGCCGGCTGCGCACCGAGCGAAAGCCTTGCCCAGAACGACGATCCAGACGCTTCCGCGGGATCCGAGGGGCCGGGCGAGGACCCAGCCGCTTCCGACGCCGAGCCGTTCACCGTGGGCCTGCTGGTCTCCTCCACCGGCTTCGCCGCCAACATGGGCTCGTACATGCAGCAGGGCTGGGACCTGTACTGGGAGGAGAACGGATCCACTGTCGGCGGCTTCGAGGTGCGCACGATCGTCGAGGATGACGCCAGCAACCCCGAGACTGCACTGACCAAGGCCCAGCGGCTGGTCACCGAGGAGGATGTCGACGTCGTCGTCGGACCCATCCTCGCCAACAACGGGCTGGCAGTAGCCGACTACCTCGACCAGCAGGGCGTGGCCAACATCGCCCAGACCGCGGCTGACGACCTCACTCAACGAGAGCGCAACCCGCACGTCCTGCGCGTCGGTGCGCTGGCCGGCAGCCAGGCGACGTTCCCCGGCGGTCAGTGGGCCCACGACGAGGGGCACCGCACTGCAGCCACCATCTGCCCCGACTACGCCTTCGGCTGGGAGAACTGCGGCGGTTTCGTCAGCGCCTTCACCGACGCCGGCGGCGAGGTCGTGGACCAGCTCTGGTACCCGGCTACGGCCACAGACATGAGTACCTATGTCACTGAACTGATCGGCTCCGGGGCGGACGTCGTGTTCGCCGGGACCAGTGGCGGCAACGATGGCGCCAACTTCATCCGCGCCGGCAACGACTTCGACCTGTTCAACCAGATCCCGGTGCTGCTGAACTGCTGCGGGGCCGACCAGACCGTGCTCAGCGACATGGGCGAGAGCGCCGTCGGGCTGCACTCGGTCAGCTACTTCGCCGCAGGCTCGGACTCGCCCGGCACTGCGGCCTTTACCGAGGCCTACCTGCAGCAGTACTCAGGGATCCCCTCGGTGTACGCGGCGGCCAGCTACACCGCCGCCGAAGTGCTCGCCGAAGTGCTCGCCGAGGCCTCGGCCGCCCCCACTGGTGAGGACCTGGTCACCGCGATGCGCGAGGTCACCCTGGAGGACAGCGCGATGGGCAGCATCAGTTTCGACGAGTACAACAACATGGTCGGCCCGGTGTTCATCCGCGAGGTCGAACTGCGCGAGGACGGCGCCCTCTGGAACACGGTCAACGAGACATTCGAAGGGGTCAGCCAGTTCTGGACCTACGATCCCGAGGAGTACCTGGACAACCCACCGTTCTCGCAGAGCGTGACCGGCCAATGA